A portion of the Bacteroidota bacterium genome contains these proteins:
- a CDS encoding response regulator transcription factor translates to MRLNNCNKILVVDDDLGIVQDIKQLLLIEGYKVEAALNGRQAVEIALHFKPHLVLMDVAMPVMDGIEACIEMRAVNSIKKMLIVFYTDRNEDYSQIAGFNAGADDYIIKPVKPKVLLTRIRVLLKRLNGTLNELQVNEKSTIKIDRERYVVIKNGEEIAFPRKEFELLSLLYSSPRKVFTRNEISNLIWGYEIVSANRTIDVHIRKLREKLGNNCIKTVKGIGYSFAS, encoded by the coding sequence ATGCGCCTTAATAATTGCAATAAGATACTGGTTGTTGACGATGATTTGGGAATAGTACAGGATATTAAGCAGCTACTATTGATAGAAGGTTATAAAGTTGAAGCGGCCCTGAATGGCAGGCAGGCTGTTGAAATTGCGCTGCACTTTAAACCCCACCTCGTATTAATGGATGTTGCAATGCCTGTTATGGATGGTATTGAGGCCTGCATAGAAATGCGTGCTGTCAATTCCATTAAAAAAATGTTAATTGTATTTTATACTGATCGGAATGAAGATTATTCTCAAATAGCGGGTTTTAATGCCGGAGCGGACGATTACATTATTAAACCGGTAAAGCCTAAGGTATTACTTACCCGGATCCGGGTTCTGCTAAAACGATTGAATGGTACTTTAAATGAACTGCAGGTTAATGAAAAATCAACTATTAAAATTGATCGCGAACGGTATGTTGTAATTAAAAATGGAGAGGAGATAGCTTTTCCGCGTAAAGAATTTGAATTACTTTCACTCTTATACTCTTCACCGCGCAAAGTATTTACACGTAATGAAATCTCCAATTTAATATGGGGTTATGAAATTGTTTCAGCAAACAGGACAATTGATGTTCACATCCGGAAACTGCGTGAGAAATTAGGGAATAACTGTATTAAAACCGTAAAGGGAATTGGGTATAGTTTTGCATCATAA
- a CDS encoding response regulator transcription factor, whose protein sequence is MDNNNYKILLVDDEPDILEFLSYNIKRDGYAVFTANNGKEAIAIAKREKPHLIILDVMMPDMDGIETCREIRALEGLKNVMIAFLTARNEDYSQIAGFEVGADDYINKPIKPRVLLSRIAALLRRHSNSEEEFADNMNVGGLKIDRERYVVVKDDVEINLPKKEFELLALLASKPGKVFTRDVILDTIWGDDVVVGDRTIDVHIRKLREKLGEHFIKTVKGIGYKFEF, encoded by the coding sequence ATGGACAACAATAATTATAAAATACTTTTAGTTGATGATGAGCCGGATATCCTTGAATTCCTGAGCTATAATATTAAACGCGACGGATATGCAGTGTTTACAGCGAATAATGGTAAGGAAGCCATAGCAATTGCAAAGAGAGAAAAACCCCATCTTATTATTTTAGATGTGATGATGCCGGATATGGATGGTATTGAAACCTGTCGTGAAATAAGAGCTTTGGAGGGATTGAAAAATGTAATGATTGCGTTTTTAACCGCCAGGAATGAGGATTATTCACAAATTGCCGGTTTTGAAGTTGGAGCCGATGACTATATCAACAAACCAATTAAACCAAGGGTTTTGTTGAGCCGAATAGCGGCTTTGTTGAGAAGGCATTCGAATAGTGAGGAAGAATTTGCTGATAATATGAACGTTGGAGGACTAAAAATAGACCGAGAGAGATACGTTGTTGTGAAGGATGATGTTGAAATAAATCTCCCCAAAAAAGAATTTGAATTATTGGCCTTGTTGGCGTCCAAACCCGGAAAGGTTTTTACCCGCGATGTTATTTTGGATACTATATGGGGAGATGATGTAGTTGTTGGTGACAGAACCATTGATGTGCACATCCGGAAATTACGGGAGAAGCTGGGCGAGCATTTCATTAAAACTGTAAAAGGTATTGGATATAAATTTGAATTTTAG
- a CDS encoding acyl transferase, which translates to MNTKQLANSIFSVTNETSFTDIALEIFYFQSRQNAVYKEYLNLLNIDPASITRLSQIPFLPVEFFKTHTIVSGNRPIESVFLSSGTIDINRSKHKVCDLTLYEQSFTKGFELFYGKPQQYTFLGLLPSYLDRKDSSLVYMVGNLIHLSDCTDSGFYLRNTDELLNKIIVLEQADQNYILLGVTYALLDLAEKVMKNKFPKLKYAIVMETGGMKGIRKELVKAELHTILKSAFGLTAIHSEYGMTELLSQAYSKENGIFNCPPWMKVMIRDTNDPFRLVQPGQTGGINIIDLANIYSCSFIATQDLGKMHNERSFEVLGRFDNSDLRGCNLLIN; encoded by the coding sequence GTGAATACCAAACAGCTCGCAAATAGCATATTCTCGGTAACCAACGAAACTTCATTCACGGATATTGCGCTTGAAATTTTCTATTTTCAATCCCGGCAAAACGCAGTCTATAAAGAGTATCTCAATTTATTAAACATTGACCCGGCAAGTATTACCCGGTTGTCCCAAATTCCGTTTTTGCCCGTTGAATTCTTCAAAACACATACAATTGTAAGTGGGAATAGGCCTATTGAGAGTGTCTTTCTAAGCAGCGGAACCATTGATATCAATAGAAGCAAACACAAGGTATGTGACCTTACCTTATATGAACAAAGCTTTACAAAGGGATTCGAATTATTTTACGGAAAGCCTCAGCAATATACGTTCCTCGGCCTTTTACCTTCCTACCTTGATCGGAAAGACTCATCTCTTGTATATATGGTCGGTAACCTAATTCATCTTAGTGATTGTACCGACAGCGGGTTTTATTTGCGAAACACCGATGAACTGCTAAATAAGATAATAGTGCTGGAACAAGCCGACCAAAACTACATATTGCTTGGAGTAACTTATGCTTTACTCGATCTCGCTGAAAAAGTGATGAAAAATAAATTTCCAAAACTGAAATATGCTATTGTTATGGAAACCGGCGGCATGAAAGGCATACGCAAGGAACTTGTAAAAGCTGAATTACATACAATTCTGAAAAGCGCATTTGGTTTAACAGCCATACACTCCGAATACGGAATGACAGAACTTTTATCACAGGCCTATTCGAAAGAAAACGGAATATTCAATTGCCCGCCCTGGATGAAGGTGATGATAAGGGATACCAATGACCCCTTTAGATTAGTGCAGCCTGGCCAAACCGGCGGAATTAACATCATTGACCTGGCCAACATATACTCTTGCTCGTTTATTGCGACACAAGACCTGGGAAAAATGCACAATGAACGTAGCTTTGAAGTATTGGGCCGTTTTGATAACAGTGACCTTAGAGGCTGTAATCTTTTAATAAACTGA
- a CDS encoding sensor histidine kinase: MNKLSPLLFSILTATLTATVFYFSLFQLLSFSRSSDLLFAGGLVFVLIFVIVYLLTRIYIYSRLKQLYVTIHNYRKTDIDEQEVEKIEFSNDVIEDIDKEVNVWAEERKTEIDRLKKLETYRKEYLGNVSHELKTPIFNIQGYISTLLDGGLEDKSINRDYLQRAESSVDRMIGIVEDLEAISQLEAGQLELEFEKFDVVALAKEIFRSQEMKATDKGIILSFKDVDEKPVYVLADKFRIRQVLTNLVVNSIKYGKEYGETTLKFSDVGENIRIEISDNGIGISEKHLPRLFERFYRVDKHRSREQGGTGLGLAIVKHILEAHNQMINVMSTEGVGSVFSFTLKKA, from the coding sequence ATGAATAAACTCTCTCCTCTGTTATTTTCAATTCTTACTGCAACACTCACCGCAACTGTCTTTTATTTCAGTCTTTTTCAGCTCTTGTCATTCTCCCGATCATCAGATCTGTTGTTTGCAGGTGGATTAGTGTTTGTATTGATATTTGTTATAGTGTACCTTTTGACTAGAATTTACATCTATAGCAGACTTAAGCAATTATATGTAACAATACATAACTATAGAAAAACGGATATTGATGAGCAGGAAGTTGAAAAGATTGAATTCAGTAATGATGTGATCGAAGATATTGATAAAGAGGTAAATGTTTGGGCCGAGGAGCGGAAAACAGAGATTGATCGTTTGAAAAAACTCGAAACATATCGTAAGGAGTATCTTGGTAATGTGTCGCATGAGCTTAAGACACCCATATTCAATATACAAGGTTATATCTCAACTTTATTGGATGGAGGATTAGAGGATAAATCCATTAACCGGGATTATCTGCAGCGGGCTGAAAGTAGCGTAGATAGGATGATCGGAATTGTTGAGGACCTGGAAGCTATTTCGCAGTTGGAAGCCGGACAATTAGAACTTGAATTTGAGAAATTCGATGTTGTCGCACTTGCAAAAGAAATTTTCAGATCGCAGGAGATGAAGGCAACCGACAAAGGGATCATATTGAGTTTTAAAGATGTTGATGAAAAGCCGGTATACGTTTTAGCCGATAAATTCAGGATAAGGCAAGTGTTGACCAATCTCGTGGTTAATTCTATAAAATATGGTAAAGAGTATGGGGAAACTACATTGAAGTTTTCCGATGTAGGTGAAAACATACGTATAGAGATCTCGGATAACGGGATCGGTATAAGTGAAAAACACTTGCCGCGCTTATTTGAGCGGTTTTACCGTGTTGATAAACATCGTTCAAGAGAGCAGGGGGGGACTGGTTTGGGTTTGGCTATTGTTAAACATATCCTTGAAGCACATAATCAAATGATAAATGTAATGAGTACAGAAGGTGTTGGTTCTGTGTTCTCATTTACGCTTAAAAAGGCATAA
- a CDS encoding L,D-transpeptidase family protein, translating to MIRRYFIVAVTGLVCLSYTGNSFKTEQLKFSRVKTAYGEKWSTVKGKLVKAGIDTSRFEIFIRAFKREAELEVWARSKKERYKLVETYAICSSSGELGPKRRQGDGQVPEGFYQVSVFNPTSSYHLSLGINYPNKSDKIIAGNANAGGDIMIHGNCVTIGCIPLTDAKIKEVYIMAVEAHGGGQQNIPVHIFPSRLTEDQFTWLKAKTGDGKMLAFWTNLREGYVFFENKKNLPSITVDQSGKYTFK from the coding sequence TGAGCAATTGAAATTTAGCCGGGTTAAAACGGCTTATGGCGAAAAATGGAGTACAGTAAAAGGCAAGTTGGTAAAGGCCGGCATTGATACTTCCCGTTTTGAGATATTTATAAGGGCATTCAAACGCGAGGCTGAATTGGAAGTATGGGCCAGGTCGAAAAAAGAACGGTACAAACTGGTTGAAACATACGCTATTTGCAGTTCATCGGGCGAATTAGGTCCTAAGCGACGGCAAGGTGACGGACAGGTCCCTGAGGGTTTTTATCAGGTCAGCGTATTCAACCCGACAAGCAGCTATCATTTATCGCTGGGAATAAACTATCCGAATAAATCTGATAAGATTATTGCAGGTAATGCGAACGCGGGCGGCGATATCATGATACATGGAAATTGCGTAACAATTGGTTGTATACCATTAACGGATGCCAAAATAAAGGAAGTATATATAATGGCGGTGGAAGCGCACGGAGGCGGCCAGCAAAATATACCAGTTCATATATTTCCATCCCGTTTAACCGAAGATCAATTTACATGGTTAAAAGCCAAAACGGGTGATGGAAAAATGCTGGCTTTCTGGACTAATCTCAGGGAAGGATATGTCTTTTTTGAGAACAAAAAAAATTTGCCATCAATAACTGTCGATCAAAGCGGAAAATATACATTCAAATAG
- a CDS encoding response regulator, with translation MDTSLTKRILVIDDEPDVREILSYNFSKKGFKVFAEPDGLSGLLSLKTTKPDLIILDIMMPFMDGLSMSRELKKNPVFYKIPVIFLGAATSNTNYKY, from the coding sequence ATGGATACCAGTTTGACAAAGAGAATACTTGTTATTGATGATGAGCCAGATGTGCGTGAAATCCTCTCTTATAATTTTTCAAAAAAAGGCTTTAAAGTTTTTGCAGAGCCCGATGGCCTTTCCGGTCTGCTGTCTTTAAAAACAACAAAGCCAGACCTTATAATACTTGATATCATGATGCCATTTATGGATGGCTTAAGTATGAGCAGGGAATTAAAAAAGAATCCTGTGTTTTATAAAATACCGGTTATATTTTTAGGTGCTGCGACAAGTAATACCAATTATAA